A window of Citrus sinensis cultivar Valencia sweet orange chromosome 7, DVS_A1.0, whole genome shotgun sequence contains these coding sequences:
- the LOC107177662 gene encoding protein DEEPER ROOTING 1 translates to MKLFGWMQNKLSSKQESNKKPNAAPASYRNKKQEPREEFNDWPRGLLAIGTFGNNPEINNNKGNNDSEIQNIQDDQEEASSSIDLQDFTPEEIGKFEKELTKLLRRKPNLDKEKKVASLPLDRFLNCPSSLEVDRRISNAICNEISDDHHNKDHDNQDIKDEDIDRTISVILGRCKDIRADSSKKAIGKKSISFLLKKMFVCRSGFAPQPSLRDSLQESRMERFLRIMLHKKMNPQNASRAPSMKKYLEDTKQASNNKNGTEDDREKLQGKNKEGCKWVKTDSEYIVLEI, encoded by the exons ATGAAG CTCTTTGGGTGGATGCAAAATAAGCTCAGTAGCAAACAAGAGAGCAACAAAAAACCAAATGCAGCTCCAGCTTCCT ATCGTAATAAGAAACAAGAGCCACGCGAAGAATTCAATGACTGGCCTCGTGGATTGCTAGCAATTGGAACATTTGGTAACAATCCtgaaataaacaataataaaggCAACAATGATTCAGAGATCCAAAATATTCAAGATGACCAGGAAGAAGCATCTTCATCGATAGATTTACAGGATTTCACTCCCGAAGAAATTGGGAAATTTGAGAAAGAATTGACTAAACTCCTGAGGAGGAAACCGAATTtggataaagaaaaaaaagtcgCAAGCCTTCCGTTGGATAGATTCCTTAATTGCCCTTCAAGCTTGGAAGTTGACAGGAGAATCAGCAATGCAATTTGCAATGAAATATCAGATGATCATCATAATAAAGATCATGATAATCAAGACATTAAAGATGAAGATATTGATCGAACGATTAGTGTTATACTTGGTAGATGCAAAGACATTCGAGCTGATAGTAGCAAGAAAGCCATTGGGAAAAAatccatttcttttcttctcaagAAAATGTTTGTTTGTAGAAGTGGATTTGCACCTCAGCCAAGTTTGAGAGATTCGCTTCAAGAATCGAGAATGGAAAGA TTCCTGAGGATAATGCTGCACAAGAAAATGAACCCACAGAATGCATCAAGAGCACCAtcaatgaagaaatatttagagGACACTAAGCAAGCGTCTAATAATAAGAATGGAACTGAAGATGACAGGGAAAAATTACaggggaaaaataaagaaggatGTAAGTGGGTGAAGACAGATTCAGAAT ATATTGTTCTGGAGATATAA
- the LOC102617712 gene encoding sm-like protein LSM1B has protein sequence MSWAGPDDVYLSTSLASYLDKKLLVLLRDGRKLMGTLCSFDQFANAVLEGACERVIVGDLYCDIPLGLYVIRGENVVLIGELDLERDELPPHLTHVSVAEIKRAQKAEREASDLKGSMRKRMEFLDLD, from the exons atgtctTGGGCAGGGCCAGATGATGTCTACCTCTCTACTTCTCTTGCCAGTTATTTAGACA AGAAATTGCTTGTACTGCTTCGCGATGGGCGAAAGCTTATGGGGACACTTTGTTCCTTTGATCAATTTG CCAATGCTGTCCTTGAGGGTGCATGTGAGAGAGTTATTGTTGGTGACCTTTATTGTGACATTCCTTTAGGCCTGTATGTAATTCGTGGGGAGAATGTTGTTTTAATTGGTGAGCTG GACTTGGAGAGGGATGAGCTTCCTCCACATCTGACCCATGTTTCAGTTGCtgaaattaaaaga GCTCAGAAAGCAGAGAGGGAGGCATCAGATCTTAAAGGTTCAATGCGGAAAAGAATGGAGTTTCTGGATCTGGACTAG
- the LOC102617993 gene encoding uncharacterized protein LOC102617993: MPVKMNQSVVLLLLFLGLMLVCVSEASVHEYKGDKFVSKGNAFVVHAGSEGIYSSFSDAHVNETAANNGDSYIRFEKITFRRSIDNSNFSSGLIQALVFEVEDRETIGGSAYGGQRAVCCTADLSKLGVCTQGEVIHRPSTKDPSWPQVFGIKFEVDEVEATLPSNSIQITKTGMYNLYFIHCDLNLKDLVVEGKSIWKNPTGYLPGRMAPLMNFYGFMSLAFVILGLFWFSQYARFWREVLHLHNCITLVITLGMFEMALWYFEYAEFNETGVRPMGITAWAVTFGTVKRTVARVIILMVAMGYGVVRPTLGGLTSKVIMLGGTFFLASEVLELVENVGAVSDLSGKARLFLVLPVAILDAFFILWIFTSLSSTLNKLQARRMMTKLDIYRKFTNALAVAVIVSVGWICYELYFKSNDIYNEKWQNAWIIPAFWQILSFSLLCVICALWAPSQNSMRYAYSEDVNEEFDKDETSLTLIKPSPMASKDVRSVPEPRPVQSNNGALNGDLEEDKRE, encoded by the exons ATGCCTGTGAAGATGAATCAATCAGTGGttctgttgttgttgtttttgggCTTAATGTTGGTGTGCGTAAGTGAAGCTTCAGTGCACGAGTATAAAGGAGATAAATTTGTCAGCAAAGGGAATGCTTTTGTTGTGCATGCCGGCAGTGAAGGGATTTACTCTTCTTTCTCTGATGCTCATGTCAATGAAACCGCTGCTAACAACGGAGATTCTTACATTCG TTTCGAGAAGATCACATTTCGAAGATCCATCGACAATTCCAATTTCAGTTCAGGGTTGATCCAAGCCCTTGTTTTTGAGGTTGAGGATAGAGAGACAATTGGGGGTTCAGCCTATGGAGGTCAAAGAGCTGTCTGTTGCACAGCAGATCTCTCAAAGTTGGGTGTTTGTACACAAGGAGAAGTCATCCACCGGCCTTCCACAAAGGATCCGAGCTGGCCTCAGGTGTTTGGCATCAAATTTGAAGTAGATGAGGTAGAGGCAACATTGCCGTCAAATTCAATACAAATCACTAAAACAGGGATGTATAACTTGTACTTCATTCACTGTGATTTGAATCTGAAAGACTTGGTTGTAGAGGGCAAAAGTATTTGGAAAAATCCTACTGGCTATTTGCCTGGTAGAATGGCACCACTGATGAATTTCTATGGGTTTATGTCCCTTGCTTTTGTGATACTCGGGTTATTCTGGTTCTCACAGTATGCAAGATTTTGGAGAGAAGTTCTTCATCTGCATAACTGCATAACATTGGTGATAACACTAGGAATGTTTGAGATGGCTCTTTGGTATTTTGAGTATGCTGAATTCAATGAGACTGGAGTCAGGCCAATGGGAATCACTGCATGGGCAGTCACCTTTGGTACTGTTAAACGTACAGTTGCACGTGTTATCATCCTAATGGTTGCCATGGGCTATGGTGTTGTAAGACCCACCTTAGGTGGTCTTACGTCAAAGGTGATCATGCTTGGAGGGACCTTCTTTTTGGCATCTGAAGTGCTAGAATTGGTAGAGAATGTTGGTGCGGTCAGCGATCTTTCAGGAAAGGCCAGATTATTTCTGGTTCTTCCTGTGGCCATCTTGGAtgctttcttcattttgtggaTTTTTACCTCGCTCTCTTCAACATTAAATAAACTCCAG GCTAGGAGGATGATGACTAAGCTGGATATTTACCGGAAGTTCACAAATGCTTTGGCAGTAGCTGTTATTGTGTCTGTTGGTTGGATATGCTATGAG CTCTATTTCAAGTcaaatgatatttacaatGAGAAGTGGCAGAATGCTTGGATCATCCCTGCTTTTTGGCAAATCCTGTCATTCTCTCTCTTATGTGTTATCTGTGCTCTTTGGGCACCTTCTCAGAACTCAATGCG GTATGCTTATTCTGAAGACGTAAATGAAGAGTTTGACAAGGATGAAACTTCGTTGACACTCATAAAACCATCCCCAATGGCTTCAAAGGATGTAAGAAGCGTGCCCGAACCTAGACCAGTGCAAAGCAACAATGGAGCGTTAAATGGTGATCTGGAAGAAGATAAAAGAGAGTAA
- the LOC102617419 gene encoding exocyst complex component EXO70A1-like: MEPPENYVLEGSFESAEKIILRWDSTASEEAREKMIFEGDRCEVDRYLQAVDEIQRSISSTSISGDGQSKVNFAIQIAMARLEDEFRNILLAHIHAFDVDSLATDPSSSSCSRTESGGDHFDDDDEDRQQLGQEQEKDHLDSTTSSTTYDVLKHSESNTSVSSSYRSTSCIREIELIPEETIEDLKNIAERMIAAGYLRECTQVYGSVRKSAIDSSFKRLGVEKLSIGDIQRLEWDALETKIRRWIRAAKVCVRILFASEKRLCEQIFDGVGTAIDDACFMETVKGPAIQLFNFAEAISISRRSPEKLFKILDLHDALVELMPDIEIVFDSKSSDLIRVQAAEILSRLAEAARGILSEFENAVLKEPSKVPVPGGTIHPLTRYVMNYISLISDYKQTLIELIMSKPSTGSRYSGDPSTPDMDFAELEGKTPLALHLIWVIVILQFNLDGKSKHYKDASLVHLFMMNNVHYIVQKVKSSPELREMIGDDYLRKMTGKFRQAATNYQRATWVKVLYCLRDEGLHVSGGFSSGVSKSALRERFKSFNAMFEEVHRTQATWLIPDSQLREELRISISEKLIPAYRSFLGRFRSHIESSKHPENYIKYSVEDLETSVLDFFEGYPVSQHLRRRSQ; the protein is encoded by the coding sequence ATGGAGCCACCGgaaaattatgttcttgaagGGAGCTTTGAATCAGCAGAGAAGATAATACTTCGTTGGGACTCAACAGCATCAGAGGAAGCAAGAGAGAAGATGATCTTCGAAGGTGATCGATGTGAAGTGGATCGATATTTGCAAGCAGTTGATGAAATCCAACGCTCAATTTCGTCCACAAGCATCTCTGGTGACGGCCAGTCAAAAGTCAACTTTGCTATCCAGATCGCCATGGCGAGGCTTGAGGATGAGTTCAGGAACATTCTGCTGGCTCACATTCATGCTTTTGATGTTGACTCGCTTGCAACCGATCCCAGTTCATCTTCTTGCTCAAGAACTGAAAGTGGCGGTGATcactttgatgatgatgatgaggacCGTCAGCAGCTGGGACAAGAGCAAGAAAAAGACCATCTTGACTCAACAACTAGTAGTACCACTTATGATGTTTTGAAACATAGTGAATCCAACACTAGTGTTAGTTCTAGTTATAGGTCAACTAGTTGTATTCGAGAGATCGAGTTGATACCCGAAGAGACCATTGAGGATCTTAAGAATATAGCTGAGAGGATGATTGCTGCTGGGTATTTGAGGGAGTGTACTCAGGTTTATGGAAGCGTGAGGAAGTCAGCAATTGATTCAAGTTTTAAGAGACTTGGTGTTGAGAAGTTGAGTATTGGGGATATTCAAAGGCTTGAGTGGGATGCACTTGAGACTAAGATTAGGAGATGGATTAGAGCTGCGAAAGTTTGTGTGAGGATCTTGTTTGCAAGTGAGAAGAGATTGTGTGAGCAAATCTTTGATGGGGTTGGTACGGCTATTGATGATGCTTGTTTTATGGAGACTGTTAAAGGGCCAGCTATTCAGTTGTTTAATTTTGCTGAGGCAATTAGTATTAGCAGGAGATCACCTGAGAAGCTGTTTAAGATTCTGGATTTACATGATGCCTTGGTGGAATTGATGCCTGATATTGAGATTGTTTTTGATTCGAAATCGTCTGACTTGATTCGAGTACAGGCTGCAGAGATTCTATCAAGATTGGCTGAAGCTGCAAGAGGGATCTTATCTGAGTTTGAGAATGCTGTTTTGAAGGAGCCATCAAAGGTTCCAGTGCCTGGAGGGACAATTCATCCATTGACTAGGTATGTGATGAATTATATCAGTTTGATTTCTGATTACAAACAGACATTGATTGAGCTTATAATGTCAAAACCATCAACTGGGTCTAGATATTCGGGTGATCCATCAACTCCAGATATGGATTTTGCTGAATTAGAAGGGAAGACACCATTAGCCCTTCATTTGATATGGGTAATTGTAATTTTGCAATTCAATTTGGATGGAAAGTCCAAGCACTACAAAGATGCATCTTTAGTACATTTGTTTATGATGAACAATGTTCACTATATTGTTCAAAAAGTGAAAAGTTCACCAGAATTGAGAGAAATGATTGGTGATGATTATTTGAGGAAAATGACTGGGAAATTTAGGCAGGCTGCGACTAATTACCAGAGAGCAACTTGGGTGAAGGTGTTGTATTGCTTGAGAGATGAGGGATTGCATGTAAGTGGGGGTTTTTCTTCTGGGGTGTCAAAAAGTGCTTTGAGAGAGAGATTTAAGTCCTTCAATGCAATGTTTGAGGAGGTTCATAGGACTCAAGCGACATGGTTGATACCAGATTCTCAGCTTAGGGAGGAGCTAAGGATATCCATATCAGAGAAGTTGATTCCAGCTTACAGGTCATTTCTTGGGAGGTTCAGGAGCCATATAGAGAGTTCAAAACATCCAGAGAATTACATCAAGTACTCGGTTGAGGATTTGGAGACCTCAGTCTTGGATTTCTTCGAGGGGTACCCTGTATCCCAGCACCTGAGGAGGAGATCTCAGTGA
- the LOC102614968 gene encoding pollen receptor-like kinase 3, with amino-acid sequence MAVTWLWLLRPIFFFSITFPVTFSMSESEALLKLKSSFTNAKALDSWMPSTAPCRGGEEEWSGVVCSEGIVTGLYINSLGLSGKIDVDALTELTGLRTFSVANNSFSGKTPEFSRLGGLRAIYLDKNQFSGEIPPGYFDEMGALRKLWFSNNKFRGRLPPSLFKLPHLTELHLESNQFNGTIPSFDQPTLVRLNLSSNKLEGEIPASLLRFNASSFSGNAGLCGKNLGVECRNAKASAANKNIHPPPPPHPAAENVDDSKKVIAAGVALSVMLVSIAIVVIIRIRRKRKAFKVLEKESVQAVEVRVSVPNKSRDVDVSRKASSSRRGSSHHGKNSGVGELVLVNGQKGVFGLPDLMKAAAEVLGNGGLGSSYKAMMADGVTVVVKRMKESSAMARDAFDTEVRRLGRLRHSNVLAPLAYHYRADEKLLVYEYIPGGSLLYLLHGDRGPSHDELTWPARLKIVQGIARGIGYLHTELAHLDLPHGNLKSSNIFISPENEPLISEFGFYTMINSANLAQALFAYKAPEAIQSGKVTPKCDVYCLGIIILEILTGKFPSQYLTNGNGGIDVVEWVASAFSEGRVTDLLDPEIASSTNSPGEMEQLLEIGRACTQSDPEQRLEMREAVRRIVEIQQSDGNMDARTSQNILPTLDHGCAENQESGKSHESVLDNFDNRISGR; translated from the exons ATGGCCGTGACATGGCTTTGGCTTCTCCGGccaatctttttcttttctatcacATTTCCGGTAACGTTTTCCATGTCAGAGTCCGAGGCTTTATTAAAGCTCAAGAGTTCATTTACAAATGCAAAAGCACTTGATTCTTGGATGCCAAGCACGGCGCCTTGCAGAGGAGGGGAAGAAGAATGGAGCGGAGTAGTGTGCTCCGAAGGCATTGTCACGGGTTTATATATCAATAGCTTGGGATTATCAGGAAAGATTGATGTTGATGCATTGACAGAACTCACCGGTTTGCGTACATTTAGTGTTgctaataattctttttcgGGTAAGACACCCGAATTCAGTCGTTTAGGTGGTTTGAGGGCTATCTACTTGGACAAGAATCAATTCTCCGGTGAGATTCCACCGGGTTATTTCGATGAAATGGGTGCGCTTAGGAAGCTTTGGTTTTCGAACAACAAGTTTAGAGGGCGATTGCCTCCATCACTGTTTAAATTGCCTCATCTCACCGAGTTACATCTCGAGAGCAATCAGTTTAATGGGACAATTCCATCTTTTGATCAACCTACGTTGGTGCGATTAAACTTGTCAAGCAATAAATTGGAAGGGGAAATCCCGGCCAGCTTATTGAGATTCAATGCGAGTTCTTTTTCAGGAAATGCAGGGCTTTGTGGAAAGAATTTGGGCGTTGAATGCCGCAATGCGAAGGCATCAGCAGCAAACAAAAACATTcatcctcctcctcctcctcatcCTGCTGCTGAAAACGTTGATGACTCCAAAAAGGTTATCGCTGCAGGAGTAGCACTAAGCGTGATGCTAGTTTCAATTGCAATTGTGGTTATAATAAGAATTAGGCGAAAGAGGAAGGCGTTTAAAGTGCTAGAGAAGGAGAGTGTTCAGGCAGTGGAAGTCCGGGTTTCGGTGCCAAACAAAAGTAGGGATGTTGATGTGAGCAGAAAGGCTAGTTCAAGCCGGAGGGGGTCGTCTCATCATGGAAAGAACAGTGGGGTTGGGGAACTAGTTCTGGTGAATGGCCAAAAGGGTGTTTTTGGGTTGCCTGACTTGATGAAGGCAGCAGCAGAAGTGCTTGGAAACGGGGGACTGGGATCTTCGTATAAGGCTATGATGGCTGATGGGGTAACAGTAGTGGTAAAGAGAATGAAGGAGTCCAGTGCAATGGCAAGAGATGCGTTTGATACGGAGGTTAGAAGGCTCGGAAGGCTAAGGCACAGTAATGTTTTAGCACCATTGGCGTATCATTACAGGGCAGATGAGAAACTATTGGTTTACGAATACATTCCCGGAGGCAGCTTGCTCTATCTATTGCATG GTGATCGAGGGCCATCACACGATGAGCTCACCTGGCCTGCCAGGTTAAAGATTGTTCAAGGAATTGCCAGAGGGATAGGCTATCTGCATACAGAACTGGCCCACCTAGACTTGCCTCATGGCAATCTCAAATCAAGCAACATCTTTATTAGTCCTGAGAATGAGCCATTGATCTCAGAATTTGGATTCTATACAATGATTAACAGTGCCAATCTTGCACAAGCATTATTTGCCTATAAGGCCCCCGAAGCTATTCAATCCGGGAAGGTGACACCGAAATGCGACGTATACTGTCTAGGAATAATCATTCTTGAAATCCTGACAGGAAAATTTCCTTCCCAATATCTAACCAACGGTAATGGTGGGATCGATGTAGTTGAATGGGTAGCATCAGCTTTTTCGGAAGGAAGAGTGACAGATTTGCTTGATCCTGAGATTGCAAGCTCAACAAATTCACCGGGTGAGATGGAACAACTACTCGAAATTGGCAGAGCCTGCACTCAAAGTGATCCTGAGCAGCgattagaaatgagagaaGCCGTTAGACGCATAGTAGAGATACAACAATCAGATGGAAACATGGACGCTAGAACATCGCAAAATATTTTGCCAACACTTGATCATGGCTGTGCAGAGAATCAGGAATCCGGGAAAAGCCATGAATCGGTATTAGACAACTTCGATAACAGGATATCAGGGCGTTAA
- the LOC102617127 gene encoding protein TIFY 10A-like, which produces MSSSGQKPSVAQTCNLLSQYFKENGRFANKGVQTLNLLPNLENSAEISRVLNVKASDFFANMPTFASNNSVNEARTEHGSSQMTIIYAGKVFVFNDISAEKAKEIMALATKASSSNAVVNPELNNNSQTVPIARRASLHRFFEKRKDRAIARAPYQVNCPYSSVAPAAAAAPPPPKPKDQSKYSWLHLEGQSSSKQLDLNL; this is translated from the exons ATGTCGAGCTCAGGCCAAAAACCCAGCGTTGCTCAGACTTGCAATCTTTTGAGTCAGTACTTTAAGGAAAATGGAAGATTTGCAAATAAAG GTGTGCAAACACTGAACTTGCTGCCGAACCTGGAAAATTCTGCGGAGATTTCAAGAGTACTGAATGTGAAAGCCAGTGATTTCTTCGCAAATATGCCAACTTTTGCTTCCAACAATTCCGTAAATGAAGCCAGAACGGAGCATGGAAGCTCTCAAATGACGATAATCTATGCCGGGAAAGTGTTCGTCTTCAACGACATTTCTGCGGAGAAGGCAAAAGAAATCATGGCCTTAGCCACAAAAGCATCGAGCTCTAATGCTGTTGTTAACCCGGAATTGAACAACAACTCTCAGACGGTGCCAATAGCAAGAAGAGCTTCACTTCACCGTTTctttgagaaaagaaaagacagGGCTATAGCAAGAGCTCCGTACCAAGTGAATTGTCCTTATTCATCAGTGGCTCCTGCTGCTGCCGCTGCTCCTCCTCCTCCAAAGCCAAAAGATCAAAGCAAGTACTCATGGCTGCACCTTGAAGGCCAATCGTCATCAAAACAGCTTGATCTCAACTTGTAG